In Xiphophorus hellerii strain 12219 chromosome 13, Xiphophorus_hellerii-4.1, whole genome shotgun sequence, the following proteins share a genomic window:
- the LOC116730923 gene encoding uncharacterized protein LOC116730923 translates to MNVLGDPNLTTAIRESFDSGHTYEVILDMLRTNHKVSVSMRSLKTYLKEAGLHRRGNYSPLREVRRAITAELRGPGQLFGYRTMWQVLKQKHNLCVKRDVVMRLLRQLNPQGIALRTRRRFTRRTYHSMGPNYIWHVDGYDKLKPFGLAISGCIDGFSRRMMWLVCGATNNNPSVIAQHYINCVKSLGVIPMRLRTDLGTENGTVAAIQCTLRHAHTDYYAGSSSHSYGSSTGNQRIESWWSFFRRGRSQFWMDLFGDLRDSGNFNGSVEHQCLLRFCFTRVLQKDLDECKNLWNNHRIRPSRLASCPGGIPNELYLLPHRYGSRDCGFPVEDSDLDVFPEASQVTELCGDKDIEEYLQQVMQQHGQQQSQNWESAMELYLFLKHIARL, encoded by the exons atgaATGTTCTCGGTGATCCAAACCTTACTACTGCTATTCGAGAGTCTTTTGACTCAGGACATACATATGAGGTGATACTGGACATGCTTCGGACCAACCACAAAGTGTCAGTTAGTATGCGTTCACTAAAGACTTATTTAAAAGAAGCGGGGCTACATAGAAGAGGCAACTACTCTCCACTTCGGGAAGTGAGGCGTGCCATTACGGCCGAGCTGAGAGGACCAGGGCAATTATTTGGCTATCGGACCATGTGGCAAGttctcaaacaaaaacacaacctgtGTGTCAAACGTGATGTTGTAATGAGACTGCTGAGGCAGCTGAACCCTCAAGGCATCGCTCTGAGGACTCGCAGGAGATTTACAAGGCGCACCTATCACTCTATGGGGCCCAATTACATATGGCATGTAGACGGCTACGACAAACTGAAGCCATTCGGCTTGGCCATCTCAGGATGCATTGATGGATTTTCGAGAAGAATGATGTGGCTTGTTTGTGGGGCAACAAACAACAATCCTTCTGTCATTGCCCAGCATTATATAAACTGTGTCAAGAGTCTTGGAGTGATACCAATGAGACTACGAACAGACCTCGGCACAGAGAACGGGACTGTGGCAGCAATACAGTGTACCCTCCGCCATGCGCATACGGATTATTATGCTGGGTCATCAAGCCACAGTTACGGATCATCCACAGGGAATCAACGCATCGAGTCATGGTGGTCTTTTTTCAGAAGAGGAAG GTCTCAGTTTTGGATGGACTTGTTTGGAGATTTAAGAGACTCCGGAAACTTCAACGGAAGTGTTGAGCACCAGTGCTTGCTCAGATTCTGCTTCACCAGAGTTCTGCAGAAAGACCTGGATGAATGCAAAAATCTCTGGAATAACCACAGGATCCGGCCAAGCAGACTTGCATCATGTCCTGGGGGGATTCCAAACGAACTCTATCTCTTGCCTCACAG ATATGGTTCAAGAGATTGTGGATTTCCTGTTGAGGACAGTGATCTGGATGTTTTCCCAGAAGCAAGTCAGGTGACAGAGTTGTGTGGTGATAAAGACATCGAGGAATACCTACAGCAAGTCATGCAACAACATGGACAACAGCAGTCACAAAACTGGGAGTCAGCTATGGAACTGTATTTATTCCTCAAACACATAGCAAGGCTGTAG